A part of Salvelinus alpinus chromosome 23, SLU_Salpinus.1, whole genome shotgun sequence genomic DNA contains:
- the LOC139550512 gene encoding angiopoietin-related protein 1-like, producing the protein MGPRALCLFVLLGLSVWGSSEGLRSPILTRRRRAPEDTGEPPKKCSYTFLVPEQKITGPICASRGLHTDKDRVTRLDVAAVRDLLSKQRREMDNLKLVVDVDGDMVNEMKLLRKESRNMNSRVTQLYMQLLHEIIRKRDNSLELAQLEGRILNATAESLRLAARYRDLEVRYATLSAMVNNQSVLIGALEERCLQVYGRRQEQPPQGPPLVQVVPENIPVSIPRFTNEIQRDHSRAFPRDRGSRVGPAPTGGTLELRTAPQGNFSAEGPFRDCLQAQEAGHSTSGMYLLKPDEAERPMQVWCEQGLDNGGWTVIQSRRDGSVNFFRNWDAYKNGFGNIDGEYWLGLLGIYNLGKQSDYRLLVELEDWVGKKVYAEYSSFHLEPESEGYRLRLGTYQGNAGDSLSSHNGKQFTTLDQDKDAFSGNCAHFHKGGWWYNSCGQANLNGVWYSGGVYRSKFQDGIFWADYGGGFYSMKGVRMMVRPID; encoded by the exons ATGGGGCCCAGAGCTTTATGCCTGTTTGTCCTGCTTGGGCTGTCTGTCTGGGGCAGCAGTGAGGGCCTCAGATCCCCCATCCTGACCCGGAGACGAAGGGCCCCAGAGGACACAGGAGAACCACCCAAAAAGTGCTCGTACACCTTCCTGGTCCCTGAGCAGAAGATCACAGGGCCCATCTGCGCCAGCCGGGGCCTACACACGGACAAGGATCGCGTGACCCGCCTAGACGTGGCGGCAGTGAGGGACCTGCTCTCCAAACAGAGACGGGAGATGGACAACCTGAAGCTGGTGGTAGATGTGGACGGGGACATGGTAAACGAGATGAAGCTGCTGAGGAAGGAGAGCAGGAACATGAACTCCAGGGTGACCCAGCTTTACATGCAGCTGCTTCATGAGATCATCAGGAAGAGAGACAACTCTCTGGAGCTGGCTCAGCTGGAGGGACGCATTCTCAACGCCACAGCAGAGTCCCTACGTCTGGCAGCCCGCTACCGAGACCTGGAGGTCCGCTACGCCACGCTCTCCGCCATGGTCAACAACCAGTCGGTTCTGATTGGTGCCCTGGAGGAGCGCTGTCTACAGGTGTACGGCCGGCGGCAGGAGCAGCCTCCTCAGGGCCCACCGCTGGTACAGGTAGTGCCGGAGAACATACCGGTTAGCATCCCAAGGTTCACCAACGAGATCCAGAGGGACCATAGCCGGGCGTTCCCCAGAgacaggggctcccgagtggggcCGGCACCCACAGGAGGCACCCTGGAGCTCCGGACGGCTCCGCAGGGCAACTTCAGCGCAGAGG GTCCTTTCAGGGACTGTCTTCAGGCGCAGGAGGCTGGCCATAGCACCAGCGGTATGTACCTGCTGAAACCTGACGAGGCAGAGAGGCCCATGCAGGTGTGGTGTGAGCAGGGCCTGGACAATGGAGGCTGGACTGTCATCCAGAGCAGGAGGGATGGCTCCGTCAACTTCTTCAGGAACTGGGACGCCTACAAG AATGGATTTGGCAACATAGACGGTGAGTACTGGCTGGGGTTGCTTGGGATCTACAACTTAGGGAAGCAGTCTGACTACAGACTTCTAGTGGAGCTGGAGGACTGGGTGGGGAAGAAGGTGTATGCTGAGTACAGCAGCTTTCACCTGGAGCCTGAGAGCGAGGGCTACCGCCTGAGGCTGGGCACCTATCAGGGAAACGCTGGTGACTCACTCAGCAGCCACAACGGCAAGCAGTTCACCACACTGGACCAAGACAAGGACGCCTTCTCAG GTAACTGTGCACACTTCCATAAGGGAGGCTGGTGGTACAACTCCTGTGGCCAGGCCAATCTGAACGGTGTTTGGTACTCCGGTGGGGTCTACCGCAGCAAGTTTCAGGACGGAATCTTCTGGGCGGACTACGGCGGAGGATTCTACTCTATGAAGGGAGTCCGCATGATGGTCAGACCCATAGACTGA